In Synechocystis sp. PCC 6714, the following are encoded in one genomic region:
- a CDS encoding nucleoside monophosphate kinase, whose amino-acid sequence MRLVMLGGPGAGKSTQSHNLSQQLNLPLISMGGILREAIAGATPLGVKAKPYMEKGELLPDPMMIEFVQQRLVQEDVSQGWILEGYPRTAFQAEELDFLLEDLAQPLDWALYLKISEEAMLERSLNRSLFDDHPEAVTTRIGRFREYTIHLLEYYAGKQKLLTVDGNPMVDQVTALILAQL is encoded by the coding sequence ATGCGATTAGTCATGCTCGGCGGCCCAGGGGCGGGGAAAAGTACCCAGTCCCACAACCTTAGCCAACAGTTGAATTTGCCATTGATCTCCATGGGCGGGATTCTGCGCGAGGCCATTGCCGGTGCCACTCCCCTGGGAGTTAAGGCCAAACCCTATATGGAAAAAGGGGAATTATTACCCGATCCAATGATGATCGAATTTGTCCAACAACGATTAGTCCAGGAAGATGTTAGCCAGGGCTGGATTTTGGAGGGCTATCCCCGCACTGCTTTCCAAGCAGAGGAATTAGATTTCTTACTGGAAGATTTGGCCCAACCCCTAGACTGGGCTTTATACCTGAAAATCAGCGAAGAGGCCATGCTAGAACGTTCCCTGAACCGCTCCCTTTTTGATGATCATCCAGAAGCTGTTACCACCCGCATTGGTAGATTCCGTGAGTATACGATCCATCTTTTGGAATATTATGCCGGCAAACAAAAATTACTGACGGTAGATGGAAATCCGATGGTAGACCAGGTGACTGCCTTGATTTTGGCACAATTATAG
- the dapB gene encoding 4-hydroxy-tetrahydrodipicolinate reductase: MASNDLIPVVVNGAAGKMGREVIKAVAQAPDLQLVGAVDHNPSLQGQDIGEVVGIGPLEVPVLADLQSVLVLATQEKIQGVMVDFTHPSGVYDNVRSAIAYGVRPVVGTTGLSEQQIKDLGDFAEKASTGCLIAPNFAIGVLLMQQAAVQACQYFDHVEIIELHHNQKADAPSGTAIKTAQMLAEMGKTFNPAAVEEKETIAGAKGGLGPGQIPIHSIRLPGLIAHQEVLFGSPGQLYTIRHDTTDRGCYMPGVLLGIRKVVELKGLVYGLEKLL, from the coding sequence GTAATTAAAGCCGTAGCCCAGGCTCCAGATCTTCAGTTAGTGGGAGCAGTGGATCATAATCCCAGTCTTCAAGGTCAAGACATTGGTGAAGTGGTGGGCATTGGCCCTTTGGAGGTGCCAGTTCTTGCCGATCTCCAGAGTGTGTTGGTGTTGGCCACCCAAGAAAAAATTCAAGGGGTAATGGTGGATTTTACCCATCCCAGTGGTGTTTATGACAATGTCCGTTCGGCGATCGCCTATGGGGTGCGGCCCGTGGTGGGTACCACCGGATTGAGTGAGCAACAAATCAAAGACCTGGGAGACTTTGCCGAAAAAGCTAGTACGGGGTGTCTGATTGCCCCCAACTTTGCCATTGGAGTGCTGTTAATGCAACAGGCCGCCGTCCAGGCCTGCCAGTACTTTGACCATGTGGAAATTATTGAATTACACCATAATCAGAAAGCCGATGCTCCCAGCGGCACCGCCATTAAAACCGCCCAGATGTTAGCGGAAATGGGAAAAACCTTTAACCCAGCGGCCGTGGAAGAAAAGGAAACTATTGCTGGAGCCAAAGGGGGATTGGGGCCAGGGCAAATTCCCATCCACAGCATTCGTTTACCGGGATTAATCGCCCATCAAGAAGTATTATTCGGTTCACCGGGGCAACTCTACACCATTCGCCACGACACCACCGACCGGGGCTGCTATATGCCGGGGGTACTCCTGGGCATCCGAAAAGTAGTAGAACTCAAAGGTCTGGTTTACGGTCTAGAAAAATTACTTTAG
- a CDS encoding patatin-like phospholipase family protein, with protein MKPKVAIACQGGGSQTAFTAGVMKALFENNVQDHFNIVSLSGTSGGAICALLIWYALKKKENPVWQRLLDFWQDNTAQTYQERFFNDFVIRSLELTSKGIMPQYSVTPYSPLAQTWLTSATQGLRSRFTNLEELLQAHVDFPELTSWGQQLEPPILLIGACNILTGKLHKFNSRQEAIKIEHLLASACVPNIFPTVVIEEKGEKKAYWDGLFSDNPPIRSLYRRDFVGIENIPQEIWVIKINPTQTDKIPTEADDIADRRNELEGNVSLFQSLDQIEFLNYLFLKGAFKEEFLQETGIKEPFKIPKSFPEDCDQPYHIPAIEMSSELAKSLNYESKLDRCPENINRLIADGEKQGKQFIDARFKQMGID; from the coding sequence ATGAAACCCAAAGTGGCGATCGCCTGTCAAGGTGGGGGCAGTCAAACTGCTTTCACCGCTGGTGTGATGAAGGCTCTGTTCGAAAACAACGTCCAAGACCACTTCAATATTGTTAGTTTAAGCGGTACTTCCGGAGGGGCAATTTGTGCCTTACTGATTTGGTACGCCCTCAAGAAAAAAGAAAATCCTGTTTGGCAAAGATTGCTAGACTTCTGGCAGGATAACACTGCCCAAACCTATCAAGAAAGATTTTTCAATGATTTTGTCATTAGATCCCTAGAATTGACTAGCAAAGGCATAATGCCCCAGTATAGCGTCACGCCCTACTCTCCCCTAGCTCAAACTTGGTTAACCTCTGCCACCCAGGGATTAAGAAGTCGTTTTACTAATCTAGAAGAACTTTTACAAGCCCATGTTGATTTCCCAGAATTGACAAGTTGGGGCCAGCAATTGGAACCGCCTATTCTGTTAATTGGAGCCTGCAATATCCTCACCGGGAAGTTACATAAATTTAATTCCCGTCAAGAGGCAATTAAAATAGAGCACTTGCTTGCTTCCGCCTGTGTTCCTAACATTTTTCCCACCGTTGTGATTGAAGAAAAAGGAGAGAAAAAAGCCTACTGGGACGGACTATTTTCTGACAATCCCCCCATTCGCTCTTTATATCGCAGAGATTTTGTTGGCATTGAGAATATTCCCCAGGAAATTTGGGTAATTAAGATTAATCCTACCCAAACCGACAAAATTCCCACGGAAGCTGACGACATTGCCGATCGCCGTAACGAGTTGGAGGGAAACGTATCTCTATTTCAAAGCCTGGATCAGATTGAGTTTCTCAATTACCTATTTTTAAAAGGAGCTTTTAAAGAAGAATTTTTACAGGAAACTGGCATTAAAGAACCATTTAAAATTCCCAAATCATTCCCCGAAGATTGCGATCAACCTTACCATATCCCTGCCATCGAAATGTCATCAGAATTAGCTAAAAGTTTAAACTACGAAAGCAAGTTAGACCGCTGTCCTGAAAACATCAATCGATTAATTGCTGATGGAGAAAAGCAAGGAAAGCAATTCATCGACGCTAGATTTAAACAAATGGGTATTGATTAG